The DNA region GGAGAAGGCCGCGACGTCCTTGTACTCGACCGAGAAATAGGCCGACCACATGGTCTCGATCAGGCCGATCAAGAGCCCGCCCAGCACCGCGCCGGGCAGCGAGCCGATGCCGCCCAGCACTGCCGCCGTGAAGGCCTTGACGCCGGGCACGAACCCGTCGGCGAAATTCACCACGCCGTAGTACATCAGGTACATGGTGCCGGCGACGGCGGCGAGCGCAGCGCCCATCACGAAGGTCAGCGAGATAGTACGGTCGACATTGACGCCGAGCAGGGCGGCCATCTTGCGGTCCTGCTCGCAGGCGCGCTGGGCGCGGCCGAGCGGCGTCTTCTGGACCACGTACCAGAAGCAGGCGAGCAGCACCGAGGTGACGACGATGATGATGATCTGCTTGTAGGAGATCGTCACCTGATAGGCACCATCCTGCATCAGCACGATCACGTCCGACAGCATCGGCGGCACCGGCTTGTTGCGCGGGCCCTGCGTCACCTGCACGAAGTTCATCAGGAAGATCGACATGCCGATCGCCGAGATCAGCGGCGCGAGACGGAAGGAGCCGCGCAGCGGCCGGTAGGCGAGGCGCTCGATGGTCCACCCCACCATGGAGGTGAACAGCATCGAGACGATCAGGGCGATGAACAGCGCCAGCACAACGAGGCCGACACCGAGCCAACTGGTCAGGATCAGGAAGGCGATCAGCGCGATGAAGGCCGACACCATGAACACGTCGCCGTGGGCGAAGTTCACCATGCCGATGATGCCGAACACCATAGTGTAGCCAATGGCGATCAGGCCGTAGATCGAGCCCAATGTCAGGCCATTGATCAATTGCTGAACGAACACTTCCATGCGCGACATGCTCCTGCACGCACCATGCCAAGCGGCTCGTGCGATCAGTTGGTCGCGACGGCCCGGCGCGTCGCGTAATAGACCACATTACCGTCATATCGTGGCGTTCGGTCCGTCGCAACGTGACGAAATCGGTCTTTGTCCCCAGGCACCGAAACGTGACAGCGCGTCCGGGCTCGAAACCCGGCCCGAATGGCGGCCGAGGCGGCCGGGCGAGGGCGGGCTTGACCACATCTGCGGCACTGTCCTGTCGCAGGCTCTTGCGCGAATGCCTATTTCCAGGGCATGGAGGCGCCCGTGACACAGACACTCGATATCTCCGAACGTTCCACCCTGGTCCCCGCACAGACGTTCCGGGACGGCATGAGCCGTGTCGGCGCGGCGGTCCACATCATCACCACCGGCGGCCTCGCCGGGCGGGCCGGCTTCACCGCCACCGCGGTCTCCTCGGTCTCGGACGAGCCGCCGACCGTGCTGGTCTGCCTCAACCGCAACGGCCGCAGCGCCGCTGTGCTGGCCGAGAACGGCGTGTTCTGCATCAACACGCTCGCTGTCGAGCATCAGGCGCTGGCCGACGTGTTCGCCGGGCGCGGCGGCATCGGCGGCGAGGAGCGTTTCCTGCACGGCGCCTGGGAGGAACGCGTCACCGGCGCGCCGGTGCTCAGCGAGGCGCTGGTGGCGTTCGACTGCCGGGTGGTCGACCTTCGGCCCGTCGCGACCCACCAGATCCTGATCGGGCAGGTGGAGGCGGTGCATCTCGGTCCGGCGCGGCCGGCGCTGATCTACGCCAACCGCGCCTATCACGGGCTGTGATCCGGGCTCCGGCCCATCAGGCCGGATGTCGTGCCGGCTGCTCCTGACGACTCACTGGCCGCGGGTGACCGCCGGAATCACCCATGAGCCGTCGAGAATCGAGGGGTCGTTCTCGTCCGGCCAGTACAGCCGCAGCATGAGGTGGAACTTGCCCTTCGGGGCGGGCAGCCAGTTGGCTTCCTTCTCGGGGCCCGGGTTCTCGTGCTGGACGTAGATGATCAGCGAGCCGTCCGGCTGGTATTTCGGGTTGGTGCGCACGCTCATCGAATAGCGGTTGATCGGGTTGGCGACGAAGAACATGTTCTCGTCGTACATCGTGAGCGACCAGAAGCCCTTGACGGGCGGGAGCTGACCGGCAGGGAAGTGGAGCGTGTACTTGTGCGCTCCGTCATAGGCCTTGCCGTGCTTGTCCTTCAGCGATGTCGGGTACACCGCATCCTGCGGCCGGTTCGCCCCCAGGCCGATGGCGGTGATCAGCGCCCGCTGCAGGTAGTCGGTGCCGTAGACGCCGGTCTTGGTGGTGTAGCCCCAGCCATTGATGTCCTGCACATCGCCGTCGCTGAACTTGAAGTGCAGCATGATCCGGTCGAACGACAGCCCCGGCAGGCGCTTGTACCAGCGCTCGTCGATCGCCTTCGGGTTGAAGCTCTCGCCCGGCACGAGGTTGATCTGCTTGAAGCGCTCCAGCGCCGGCGCATCCTTCAGCGCGGGAGGGTTGCGCTTCATCAGGTCGGCCAGCAGCGTGAAGAACTCGACCGCGCTCATTGCGTTCACCTGGTCGCGCACCGGGGTCTTCATGTCGATCGACGGGTCGACCTTGCCGGGCGGCGGCGTGTAGTTCTTGCCGTGGGCGCTGAGCGGATAGAGCTTGAACTGGTCCTGCAGCGCGTGGACCTCGGCATAGTCCTCCGGCGTTCCGGTGCAGTAGATGCGGCCGAGCATCCACACCATGCTGGTGGGAGACTTGAGCTGCACCATGCCCTCCGGCACCTTGCCCGACCAGTTCGGGCCGGAGATCAGGTAGGTCTGGGCCTTGGTGCCGGTGGTGCGCGAGCCCGGCACCTGGAACACCTCGGTCCAGGCGCTCAGGAACGGCAGCAGGAAGTAGCGGCCCTTCATGTCGGGGACGCTGACCACCCAGGGCTCGTCGCCGACATCGAAGAAGGCGGTGGTGTAGAGCGTGTCGGCGTTCGGGGCGGTGATGTCGCGGAACGAGGCGTTCGGGTAGCTGCGCAGCTTGATGAGCGTACCCATCGGCCCGCGCGTGCCCTCGGGCTTGACGACATTGGTGATCACCCGCCGGGTCATCTCCATGGTCACCAGCGGATAGCCGAAGACGTAGGCGTCGGAGGCGATCTTGAAGTCCTCGACATCCTCGATCATGTCACGCAGAGGGCCGTCCCACCCGAAGGCACTCTCCGCCAGCGCAGCGGTGGCCAGCGCAGCACCACCCAGCGTCACATTCCGGCGCGAAATGCTCATTGGTTGCTCCTTGAACGCGACCGCGCGTTGAAGGGCTGTGGCGGGTCGCGTGGAATAGTCTAGGTGCGGTCTCCGTTCCGGCGAGAGGTCACATGTGAAGAAATCAACCTTTCGGCGCACGACGGCGGCCCGTTGCCGCAGGTTGCGGCATCAGGATGCCAGCGGACCTTGGGTCATACGGTTTCCAGCCTACAGGGCTGGATTTCGCATCCCGTGATCCGCAACGACGGTATCCGCTCAGGCGGAAGATGCGCGAGGCCGTGCAGCGGCGCTAAGCTGTTGGCTTGTCGCTTTTTCTTTCGCAAATCCGCTATCCACTTTTGCGGAAAATGCTCTATTTGCGGCCCCACACCACGTTCTTGCCCCACAGCGCCTCGACCGCGACCTGGATGAAGCCGCGGACCCTGCGCGACTTGAAGGCGGAGTTGGGCGTGTGGATCTTCGACCACAGCTCGCGGAACGGCGCGGCCTTGTACTTCGTGCGCAGTCCGGAATACCAGTCCTGGTCGTACTTCGTCCAGAAATCCTCCTGGCTGTAGAAGGTCTGGGCGTAGAGCATCTTCCGGCTCGGAAGATTGAGGATCAGCTTTTCCAGGTTGATCGTGTCGTTCACCGCATTTCCGGTGGCTGGCTGACCGTATATTCCGACGTTCAGCAGCATCTCTTCGCCGTCCCGGTAATGGGACGACAGCTTCTGCGGGGTGGTGACCGATTTGATCGGACACATCCACACCGGATAGATCTTCGGGCCGC from Blastochloris tepida includes:
- a CDS encoding branched-chain amino acid ABC transporter permease gives rise to the protein MEVFVQQLINGLTLGSIYGLIAIGYTMVFGIIGMVNFAHGDVFMVSAFIALIAFLILTSWLGVGLVVLALFIALIVSMLFTSMVGWTIERLAYRPLRGSFRLAPLISAIGMSIFLMNFVQVTQGPRNKPVPPMLSDVIVLMQDGAYQVTISYKQIIIIVVTSVLLACFWYVVQKTPLGRAQRACEQDRKMAALLGVNVDRTISLTFVMGAALAAVAGTMYLMYYGVVNFADGFVPGVKAFTAAVLGGIGSLPGAVLGGLLIGLIETMWSAYFSVEYKDVAAFSILAIVLIFLPQGILGKPEVEKV
- a CDS encoding flavin reductase — translated: MTQTLDISERSTLVPAQTFRDGMSRVGAAVHIITTGGLAGRAGFTATAVSSVSDEPPTVLVCLNRNGRSAAVLAENGVFCINTLAVEHQALADVFAGRGGIGGEERFLHGAWEERVTGAPVLSEALVAFDCRVVDLRPVATHQILIGQVEAVHLGPARPALIYANRAYHGL
- a CDS encoding DUF1254 domain-containing protein — protein: MSISRRNVTLGGAALATAALAESAFGWDGPLRDMIEDVEDFKIASDAYVFGYPLVTMEMTRRVITNVVKPEGTRGPMGTLIKLRSYPNASFRDITAPNADTLYTTAFFDVGDEPWVVSVPDMKGRYFLLPFLSAWTEVFQVPGSRTTGTKAQTYLISGPNWSGKVPEGMVQLKSPTSMVWMLGRIYCTGTPEDYAEVHALQDQFKLYPLSAHGKNYTPPPGKVDPSIDMKTPVRDQVNAMSAVEFFTLLADLMKRNPPALKDAPALERFKQINLVPGESFNPKAIDERWYKRLPGLSFDRIMLHFKFSDGDVQDINGWGYTTKTGVYGTDYLQRALITAIGLGANRPQDAVYPTSLKDKHGKAYDGAHKYTLHFPAGQLPPVKGFWSLTMYDENMFFVANPINRYSMSVRTNPKYQPDGSLIIYVQHENPGPEKEANWLPAPKGKFHLMLRLYWPDENDPSILDGSWVIPAVTRGQ